In Bacteroidota bacterium, the sequence AGATCTGAGAGGACCGCTTTTTCATACCCCGGTACGCAGCGAATCAAAAAGCGGGCATATTCGAGTGCCTGCTGTCGGCCGGCGTATTCCGCATCGGTCAGCGCAACAGGATCCAGCGGGTCAATGTTTGCTACTCGCGTCATGTTGGTTGCCATCACGCCTTCAAACGGCGTGATGTGCACACTGCCTTCCTTGCGCGGAAGATCAAACGTTTCGCTGGCAATCGCCTCGGCCATAAGCTTGTGCAACTGGTCCTTTTTAACCTGCGTTGCGCGATCCGTATCTACATTGATCATCCGAAAGGTTGTTGTGAGCGACTGGATGGGGCCGTCTTTGAAGCCTTCAAATGGCACGCCGGCTGCGGCTGCCACGTCTGCATCGCCCGAAGCGTCGATAATGGTTTTTGCCTGTAGTCGAACCGGTCCCCCCTTGTTGATGGCAAGCACGCCCGTAACGCGGTTGCCATCCATTTCGACGTCGCACACCAGGGTGTGATAGAGCAATTTTACACCAGCCTGGAGGGCAAGCTGCTCCCACACAATTTTTAGGATCTCGGGATCATAGGTGACACCGTTGCCGGCGCCGTATGTGTTGGGGCGAATGAGCGCTGCTTTGTGCGACATCAGCGCTTCGACCACGCGGTCGGGAATGCCACCTACCACCTTTCTCGGCGGTTCACCGGGGGTGTAGAACCCGTAAAAGGTATCGAGCACCTGGGTGC encodes:
- a CDS encoding FAD-dependent oxidoreductase, which codes for MTHIFSKPVRDLWQTDVLVVGSGSAGATAAIAAARQGASVALVERYGFMGGTSTQVLDTFYGFYTPGEPPRKVVGGIPDRVVEALMSHKAALIRPNTYGAGNGVTYDPEILKIVWEQLALQAGVKLLYHTLVCDVEMDGNRVTGVLAINKGGPVRLQAKTIIDASGDADVAAAAGVPFEGFKDGPIQSLTTTFRMINVDTDRATQVKKDQLHKLMAEAIASETFDLPRKEGSVHITPFEGVMATNMTRVANIDPLDPVALTDAEYAGRQQALEYARFLIRCVPGYEKAVLSDLSTQIGVRESRRVQGDYRLTKADVLAARSFDDAIAQCGAPIEDHHSGGDTHWEYLPEGETYGIPFRCLLPQHAEGLLVAGRCLSAAHDAHASVRSMGQCMAMGQAAGVAAAMASTTNQMPRALTTDTLRQSLRDIGAVVD